The nucleotide sequence ACCGTTTCCACATGGTAGGTCTGAGGAAACATATCAAAAGGTTTCACCCGCTCGATAGAGTAGCCTTCTTTTTGAAGAAACTGGACGTCTCGTACCAGTGTGGAGGGTTCGCAAGAGACGTAAACAACTCTTTCAGGAGAAAGCTTTGAGATTTCCTTCATCACATCCAGCCCCGCTCCCGACCTGGGTGGATCCAGGATCACTCTGTTTGCCCTGCCCTGATAGGATTTTAAGAACTCTCGAACGTCACTTTCCACATACTCTATGTTTTTTCGACCGTTCACGTTTGAGTTAGCTTTCCCCGCCTTCACTGCAATTCTGTTCGATTCAACGGCAACGACTTTCGCTGAGGAGTAGGACGTTCTTACCGAAAACGTTCCGATGCCCGCGTAAAGATCGAGCACCACTTCGTTTCCCCGAAGATCCAGTTCTCTGTAGACGTGGTCTATCAGTTTAGAGGTGACCGAATAATTACTCTGGAAAAAAGCAGTCGGTGGGATCTGGAACTTCTCCCAGTCGAACTCTTCCACGATCACTCCTTCTCCGTAGAGAGTTCTGTAAGGCCCTCTCAAAACGACGGAATCTTTCGAATTCATCACATGGATGATCGAGTGTACCTTCGGAAGACCTTTCAAAATGGCCTGAACCAGACTTTTCCCCCACGGGAAGGACTCTGTCTTGGTTACGAAGATGACCATGAGCTGATCTGTGCTGAAGGCGTACCTGACAACAACGTGCTTCAGTACTCCTCTCTTTGTCAACCGATTGTAAACTGGTATGTTCAGCACCTGAATCGCTTCCCTGATGATCTCCAGTATTTCGTTGGTCCCTTCCGGTGCCACTTCACAGGATCTGACGTCGATCACAAGATCAGAACCACGCTGCTTCAGCCCCAGTCTTCTTCCCTGAAGGTGAAACTCCATCTTCGTTCTGCAATGGAACACGAGATCGCTGGGTTCCACATCCTCTACTTCAACACTCAACCCTACTCTCTCAAAGAGATCTTCGATGATTGCTTTCTTGTAGAGGAGTTGCTTTTCGTATCTTATGTCCATCCAGTGGCACCCTCCGCAGCGACCGAAATACTTGCAGGGAGGTTTTATTCGATCCTCCGATTCTTTTATCAGAGATACTACCTTTCCGAAAGCGAAGTCCTTTTTCTCTCGAAACGTTTTGATCAATACTTCTTCCCCGGGGTACGCTCCTTCTACGAGGACGATCTTTCCACTCTGAAGCCGGGCAAGGCCGTATCCTCCGTTGACCATTTTGTCTATTCTCACGTGCTCCAGCATCTGTCACATCCTTTCCGGTGCTGAGACTCCAAGGAGTTCCAATCCTTTTTTCAAAACGATCTTTGTTGCGAGGGCAAGGTTCAACCTCGCGTTTGAAAGTGCCCTGTTTTCAGGAGCAACGATCACGTGTTTCGTGTAAAAAACATGGAAAGATTCTGAGAGCATCTGAAGGTAGTTGGTGAGCCTGTTCGGAGCGAACATCTTGACCACTTCTTTCAAAACACAGGTGAACATTCCAAGGTTCCTCATCAAAGTTCTCTCTTCTTCATTTCCGAGAAGATCGAGATTCTTTCCCTCCTCGAACTCAACTCCCTTCTTCTCCGCGTTCAGGAAAAGATTCGATATCCTCGCGTGTGCGTACTGAACGTAGTAGACGGGGTTGTCCATGGTTTTTGCCTTGGCAAGGTCGATGTCGAAGACCATGTGATTGTTTGGGTCTACCATGGCGAAAAAGTAACGTGTTGCATCTTTTCCCACCTCGTCCAGGAGTTCGTCCAGGGTGATGAACTCTCCCGCCCTTGTAGACATGCGAACCGTTTCTCCACCACGTCTCAGCGTGACGAACTGGTGGAGAATGACGTTGAAGAAATCATCGGGTATGTCAAGAGCTTTCATCGCCGCCTTCATCCGTGGGATGTGTCCGTGATGGTCACTTCCCCAGATATCGTAGACCCTTGCAAATCCCCTTCTGTACTTCTTGTAATGATAGGCAATGTCCGTCATGAAGTACGTGTACGTTCCATCGCTCCTCACGAGGACCTTGTCGTCTTCCTCTACAAACGCCGACACCTTAAGCCACAAAGCTCCATCTTTTTCGTAAACCAGATTCTTCTCTCTCAGTATCTTCAACACCTCTTCAACGGTACCGTCTTCTATGAGACTCATTTCGGAGTAATAGACATCAAACGATGAGCCCATCCTTTCCAGTGTATTCTTCATGGAGGAGAGGATACGATTGAGAGCAACGCTTTTGAAGAACTCTTCCACTTCTTCGTTCCACACGCCTTTGTACCTATCCCCTATTTCGTTCACCAGCTCTTTTGCGATGTCCACAAGATATTCCCCACGATAACCACCTTCCGGTATCTCCTTCTCCACACCGAGCAACTGGTTGTACCTTGCCCAAAGAGACTGTGCCAGAAGTTTTATCTGCTTTCCCCCATCGTTTATGTACATCTCCCTTGTGACGTCGTAGCCGAGCTCCTTGAAGACCGCTGACAGCACATCCCCGATCACGATCTGCCTGCCGTGTCCCACCGTGAAAGGTCCCGTGGGATTTGCACTTCCGTATTCGAACTGTACTTTCAATCCCTTTCCCACATTCTCGCTACCGTACTCTTCTCTTTGCTCGAGTATCGTTTTCACGACCTCTTGGAGGGTCCTGTTCGAGAAAAAGAAGTTTATAAAGCCAGGTCCCATGACCTCTATTCTGTCGAAGATACTGTCTTCATTGAGTACTCCGACGATTTCCTGGGCTATCTCTCGAGGATTCCTTTTCAACTGCTTTGCAAGCTTCATAGCGACGTTGGTGGAGAGGTCACCAAACTCCTTTCTCGGAGGTATCTCGACTTCGAAGTCCACGGCCGTACCATACTGTTCAGAAACTGCTTTTTCAACTCTTTCGCTGACCATGTTCACCAGCACATTTTGCACCTCCACGTCTGCAAAGTCGCCTCATCTTCTGAAGAGGATGTGTTTCACCGTATCTATCCTGTGCCTTCTCTCCTTCAGGAGTTCCAGCTCAAGATCGGCCGACATCTTCACGCTACCATCTTGCCTCAGGAAGCCTGTCAGGTTTGGTGTGAGGGGGATGGGAGCACTCATGTAACTCTTCCCCTTGTAGGATCTATCCCGAAAGGTCCCTTTTGGAGAAAGCTTTATTCCGAACACTTCAAGACTCTGGGATCTGGCCCACAGTCCTCTCTTCTCACTCCACCAGTCCTCCTCTTCTGCTTTCAGGTCAAAGTGTATGAAAGTGAACACCTCTTTCTCCACAAGAGGTCTCAAGACCTTCGAGGACAGAGTTTCTTCTTTTCCCAGAATCGCCACGCGCCAGTCGTCCAG is from Thermotoga sp. and encodes:
- the rlmD gene encoding 23S rRNA (uracil(1939)-C(5))-methyltransferase RlmD; amino-acid sequence: MLEHVRIDKMVNGGYGLARLQSGKIVLVEGAYPGEEVLIKTFREKKDFAFGKVVSLIKESEDRIKPPCKYFGRCGGCHWMDIRYEKQLLYKKAIIEDLFERVGLSVEVEDVEPSDLVFHCRTKMEFHLQGRRLGLKQRGSDLVIDVRSCEVAPEGTNEILEIIREAIQVLNIPVYNRLTKRGVLKHVVVRYAFSTDQLMVIFVTKTESFPWGKSLVQAILKGLPKVHSIIHVMNSKDSVVLRGPYRTLYGEGVIVEEFDWEKFQIPPTAFFQSNYSVTSKLIDHVYRELDLRGNEVVLDLYAGIGTFSVRTSYSSAKVVAVESNRIAVKAGKANSNVNGRKNIEYVESDVREFLKSYQGRANRVILDPPRSGAGLDVMKEISKLSPERVVYVSCEPSTLVRDVQFLQKEGYSIERVKPFDMFPQTYHVETV
- the argS gene encoding arginine--tRNA ligase is translated as MLVNMVSERVEKAVSEQYGTAVDFEVEIPPRKEFGDLSTNVAMKLAKQLKRNPREIAQEIVGVLNEDSIFDRIEVMGPGFINFFFSNRTLQEVVKTILEQREEYGSENVGKGLKVQFEYGSANPTGPFTVGHGRQIVIGDVLSAVFKELGYDVTREMYINDGGKQIKLLAQSLWARYNQLLGVEKEIPEGGYRGEYLVDIAKELVNEIGDRYKGVWNEEVEEFFKSVALNRILSSMKNTLERMGSSFDVYYSEMSLIEDGTVEEVLKILREKNLVYEKDGALWLKVSAFVEEDDKVLVRSDGTYTYFMTDIAYHYKKYRRGFARVYDIWGSDHHGHIPRMKAAMKALDIPDDFFNVILHQFVTLRRGGETVRMSTRAGEFITLDELLDEVGKDATRYFFAMVDPNNHMVFDIDLAKAKTMDNPVYYVQYAHARISNLFLNAEKKGVEFEEGKNLDLLGNEEERTLMRNLGMFTCVLKEVVKMFAPNRLTNYLQMLSESFHVFYTKHVIVAPENRALSNARLNLALATKIVLKKGLELLGVSAPERM